A genomic window from Meiothermus cerbereus DSM 11376 includes:
- a CDS encoding Ni/Fe hydrogenase subunit alpha: protein MDDSAKPRHTRTIRVGNLARVEGEGALYVRVKGNQVEEVRLDIFEPPRFFEAFLRGRNFAEVPDITARICGICPVAYQMSSCQALEAALGLEVGGQLKALRRLLYCGEWIESHTLHIYFLHLPDFLGYPDAVRLAQDQPERIKRALQLKKTGNELMTLLGGREIHPINVKVGGFYRVPRKAELLAVRDKLEQAREIALETVRFVAGLNFPDLKPDYTFVSLREEGAYPILQGRIVSNRGLDIPVSAFEQHFQEEHVPHSNALHATLSGQPYLVGPLARYNLNYDLLPAPLQSLAKEVGLGPVCRNPFQSIVVRALETLYACEEALRLMGEYEEPDAPSLPVVPKAATGAGCSEAPRGILYHRYQMDQQGLITEAKIVPPTSQNQKMIEEDLRQFVAAHLELPKPELTLRCEQTIRNYDPCISCATHFLRLEMEHET from the coding sequence ATGGATGACAGCGCGAAACCCCGCCATACCCGAACCATCCGGGTAGGCAACCTGGCCCGCGTGGAAGGGGAAGGGGCCTTGTATGTGCGGGTCAAGGGGAACCAGGTCGAAGAGGTGCGGCTCGACATCTTCGAGCCCCCACGTTTCTTTGAGGCTTTTTTGCGCGGGCGCAATTTTGCCGAAGTGCCCGACATCACCGCCCGCATCTGCGGCATCTGCCCGGTGGCCTATCAGATGAGTTCCTGCCAGGCCCTGGAGGCCGCTTTGGGCCTGGAAGTGGGGGGTCAGCTCAAAGCCCTGCGGCGGCTGCTCTACTGCGGGGAGTGGATCGAGAGCCACACCCTGCACATCTACTTTTTGCATCTCCCCGATTTTCTGGGCTACCCCGACGCGGTACGGCTGGCGCAGGACCAGCCCGAGCGGATCAAGCGGGCCCTCCAGCTCAAGAAGACCGGCAACGAACTGATGACGCTCTTGGGCGGGCGCGAGATTCACCCCATAAATGTAAAGGTGGGCGGGTTCTACCGGGTGCCGCGCAAGGCCGAGCTGCTGGCAGTGCGGGATAAGCTCGAGCAAGCCCGCGAGATTGCCCTGGAGACGGTGCGCTTTGTGGCAGGGCTGAACTTTCCCGACCTAAAGCCCGACTACACCTTTGTCTCGCTGCGCGAAGAGGGCGCCTACCCCATCCTGCAGGGGCGCATCGTCTCCAACCGGGGGCTGGACATCCCGGTTTCGGCCTTCGAGCAGCACTTCCAGGAAGAACACGTCCCCCACTCCAACGCCCTGCACGCTACCCTTTCTGGGCAGCCCTATCTGGTGGGGCCACTGGCCCGCTACAACCTCAACTACGACCTGCTCCCCGCCCCGCTGCAATCGCTGGCAAAGGAGGTTGGCCTGGGGCCGGTCTGCCGCAACCCCTTCCAGAGCATTGTGGTGCGGGCCCTCGAAACCCTCTACGCCTGCGAGGAAGCCCTGCGTCTGATGGGCGAATACGAGGAGCCCGATGCCCCCAGCCTTCCGGTGGTGCCCAAAGCCGCCACTGGTGCGGGCTGTAGCGAGGCCCCCCGCGGCATTCTCTACCACCGCTACCAGATGGACCAACAGGGCCTGATTACCGAGGCCAAAATCGTGCCCCCCACCTCGCAAAACCAGAAGATGATTGAGGAAGACCTGCGGCAGTTTGTGGCGGCCCACCTCGAGCTGCCCAAACCCGAGCTCACCCTGCGCTGCGAGCAGACCATCCGCAACTACGATCCCTGCATCTCCTGCGCGACCCACTTTTTGCGGCTGGAAATGGAGCATGAGACCTAG
- a CDS encoding oxidoreductase has product MPGKHKPTLAVWKFASCDGCQLSLLDCEDELLAVAGAVTIAHFLEASSAVLPGPYDLSLVEGSITTPHDAERIQAIRKNSRFLVAIGACATAGGIQALRNFADVEAFTRVVYARPEYIQTLQHSSAISEHVKVDFELRGCPVNKAQLLEVISAFLHKRKPNIPPHSVCLECKARGTVCVMVAQGIPCLGPVTQAGCGAICPAYQRGCYGCFGPQENPNTVALSAWWTHLGVDETAQQRAFRTYNAGAQAFSKEAARHG; this is encoded by the coding sequence ATGCCCGGTAAGCACAAACCCACCCTGGCGGTCTGGAAGTTTGCCTCCTGCGATGGGTGTCAACTTTCGCTTTTGGACTGTGAGGATGAACTGCTGGCCGTGGCCGGAGCGGTGACAATTGCCCACTTCCTCGAGGCCTCCAGTGCTGTTCTGCCCGGCCCCTACGACCTGTCGCTGGTAGAAGGTTCCATCACCACCCCCCACGACGCCGAGCGCATCCAGGCTATCCGCAAGAACTCCCGGTTTCTAGTGGCCATTGGGGCCTGTGCCACGGCGGGGGGCATCCAGGCTTTGCGCAACTTTGCCGATGTGGAGGCCTTTACCCGCGTGGTGTATGCTCGGCCCGAGTACATCCAGACCCTGCAGCACTCCAGCGCCATCTCCGAGCACGTGAAGGTGGACTTCGAGCTGCGGGGTTGTCCGGTGAATAAAGCGCAGTTGCTCGAGGTGATCTCGGCATTTTTGCACAAGCGCAAGCCCAACATCCCCCCGCACAGCGTCTGCCTGGAGTGCAAGGCCCGGGGCACGGTCTGTGTGATGGTGGCCCAGGGCATCCCCTGCCTGGGGCCGGTCACCCAGGCCGGATGTGGGGCCATCTGCCCGGCCTACCAGCGGGGCTGCTACGGCTGCTTTGGCCCTCAGGAGAATCCCAATACCGTGGCCCTGAGCGCCTGGTGGACGCACCTCGGGGTAGACGAAACAGCCCAACAGCGGGCCTTCCGCACCTACAACGCCGGGGCCCAGGCCTTTAGCAAGGAGGCAGCGCGCCATGGATGA
- a CDS encoding FAD/NAD(P)-binding protein produces the protein MVSLISSTPRPDPMLPRPFRVARAIRETADVVTLELEAQSSPPLAFLPGQFTMLYVFGVGEVPISISGDPHKPERLVHTIRRVGPVTEALCQLRKGDVLGVRGPFGSAWPMEQARGGDLVVVAGGIGLPPLRPAIYHLLRHRRNYGRVYLLYGARTPADLLFPKELQRWQHTLSHAPGASPVRVTVDRAEGRWDGAVGLVTELIPHLQLDPAHTTALMVGPEVMMRFTIAELRKRGVPEENLYLSMERNMKCAVGFCGHCQLGPHFVCKDGPVFAFPQVRDWIVRKEV, from the coding sequence ATGGTCAGCCTCATTAGTTCTACCCCACGGCCCGACCCCATGCTGCCCCGTCCCTTTCGGGTGGCACGGGCCATCCGCGAGACCGCCGATGTGGTGACGCTCGAGCTCGAGGCCCAGTCCAGCCCGCCGCTCGCCTTTTTGCCGGGCCAGTTCACCATGCTGTATGTCTTTGGGGTGGGCGAGGTACCCATCTCCATCAGCGGCGACCCCCACAAGCCCGAGCGCCTGGTGCACACCATCCGCCGGGTGGGCCCGGTCACCGAGGCCCTGTGCCAGCTCCGCAAGGGGGATGTGCTGGGGGTACGCGGGCCTTTTGGCAGCGCTTGGCCGATGGAACAGGCCAGGGGAGGTGATCTGGTGGTGGTAGCTGGGGGCATTGGGCTGCCCCCTTTGCGCCCCGCCATCTACCACCTGCTGCGCCACCGCCGGAACTACGGGCGGGTTTACCTGCTTTATGGGGCCCGCACCCCCGCCGACCTGCTGTTCCCCAAAGAACTCCAGCGCTGGCAGCACACCCTCTCCCATGCCCCCGGTGCCTCGCCGGTGCGGGTGACGGTAGACCGGGCCGAGGGCCGTTGGGATGGGGCTGTGGGGTTGGTTACCGAGCTAATTCCCCACCTGCAGCTAGACCCCGCCCACACCACCGCCCTGATGGTGGGGCCGGAAGTAATGATGCGTTTTACCATTGCCGAGCTGCGTAAGCGCGGGGTGCCGGAGGAAAACCTCTACCTTTCGATGGAGCGCAACATGAAGTGTGCAGTGGGCTTTTGTGGACATTGCCAGCTGGGGCCGCACTTCGTTTGTAAGGACGGGCCAGTATTCGCCTTCCCCCAGGTGCGGGATTGGATCGTGCGAAAGGAGGTCTAG
- a CDS encoding Crp/Fnr family transcriptional regulator has translation MSKTSLQQYLSEHPFFRGLRPKDLAWLAELAEPLALEVGDYLYREGDQSKDFYLVQEGLVRLEIHTPGRGALVIQTLGPGEVLGWSVMLPETRKTFDAHIFQAARLLAFDAAAVRQRSEEDHHFGYELCKRFSRVIGGRLQATRLRLLDLYGQPH, from the coding sequence ATGTCTAAAACCAGCCTTCAGCAGTATCTGAGCGAACATCCCTTCTTCCGCGGCCTGCGACCCAAAGACCTGGCCTGGCTGGCCGAGCTGGCCGAGCCCCTGGCGCTGGAAGTAGGCGACTACCTGTACCGGGAGGGCGACCAATCCAAAGACTTTTACCTGGTTCAAGAGGGGCTGGTGCGCCTGGAAATCCACACCCCTGGGCGAGGTGCGCTGGTGATTCAGACCCTGGGGCCGGGGGAGGTGCTGGGCTGGTCGGTGATGCTGCCCGAGACCCGCAAGACCTTCGATGCCCACATCTTCCAGGCTGCCCGCTTGCTGGCCTTCGATGCAGCGGCGGTACGCCAGCGCTCGGAAGAAGACCACCACTTCGGTTACGAGCTGTGCAAGCGCTTCTCGAGGGTTATCGGCGGACGCTTGCAGGCCACCCGGCTTCGCCTACTGGACTTATATGGTCAGCCTCATTAG
- a CDS encoding 4Fe-4S dicluster domain-containing protein: MSKGQFVLERSGLEQLLQALKAEGYQTLGPTMREGAIVYDELQRLEDLPIGYTDHQEGGTYRLRRRSDEALFGYNVGPHSWKRFLHPPLLRLFRSHRENGKLEFESEDEPIPKYAFFGVRACELAAIQIQDRVFLGGPYQDPHYQARREQVFIVAINCTQAGNTCFCTSVNSGPKAQTGFDLALTEVLEGDRHYFVGEVGSEAGARLLDRVAHRPAEGSEWSQAEALVAQAARQMGRQLDTEGLKEMLYQNLEHPRWEEVAARCLSCGNCTQVCPTCFCTSVEDHTDLAGQMAERTRRWDSCFTADFSYLHGGSVRVSTRARYRQWLTHKLATWQDQFGSLGCVGCGRCITWCPVGIDLTEEVAAMRASPSGQPWSVPPAGGAHV; this comes from the coding sequence ATGAGCAAGGGCCAGTTTGTACTGGAACGCTCTGGGCTCGAGCAGCTATTGCAGGCCCTCAAGGCCGAGGGCTACCAGACGCTGGGGCCCACAATGCGGGAAGGGGCCATCGTCTACGACGAACTCCAGCGGCTTGAAGACCTTCCCATCGGCTACACCGACCACCAGGAGGGGGGCACCTACCGTCTGCGGCGGCGAAGCGACGAGGCCCTGTTTGGCTACAACGTGGGGCCTCATAGCTGGAAGCGGTTTTTGCACCCGCCCCTTCTGCGTTTGTTCCGATCCCATAGGGAAAACGGGAAGCTCGAGTTCGAAAGCGAAGACGAGCCCATCCCCAAATATGCCTTCTTTGGGGTGCGGGCCTGCGAACTGGCAGCCATTCAGATACAGGATCGGGTTTTTCTGGGCGGCCCCTACCAGGACCCCCATTACCAAGCCCGGCGCGAGCAAGTGTTTATTGTGGCCATCAACTGTACACAAGCGGGCAACACCTGTTTTTGCACCTCGGTGAACAGCGGCCCCAAAGCCCAGACCGGCTTTGACCTGGCCCTGACCGAGGTACTGGAGGGCGACCGGCACTATTTTGTGGGGGAGGTGGGCAGCGAGGCCGGAGCCCGGCTTTTGGATCGGGTAGCCCATCGTCCGGCGGAGGGGTCGGAGTGGAGCCAAGCCGAGGCCCTGGTGGCCCAGGCGGCCCGTCAGATGGGACGCCAACTGGATACCGAAGGGCTCAAGGAGATGCTCTACCAGAACCTCGAGCACCCCCGTTGGGAGGAGGTGGCGGCCCGCTGCCTGAGCTGCGGCAACTGTACACAGGTCTGCCCCACCTGCTTCTGTACCAGCGTGGAAGACCATACCGACCTCGCGGGCCAGATGGCCGAACGCACCCGCCGCTGGGATTCCTGCTTCACCGCCGACTTCTCCTACCTTCACGGGGGCAGCGTGCGGGTCTCGACCAGGGCCCGCTACCGCCAGTGGCTAACCCACAAGCTGGCTACCTGGCAGGACCAGTTTGGCAGCCTGGGGTGTGTGGGCTGTGGCCGCTGCATCACCTGGTGTCCGGTGGGGATTGACCTGACCGAAGAAGTGGCTGCCATGAGGGCCTCGCCTTCGGGGCAGCCCTGGTCCGTACCGCCAGCGGGGGGTGCACATGTCTAA
- the ppsA gene encoding phosphoenolpyruvate synthase, which yields MRFVRWFKEVGIEQVPLVGGKNASLGEMVRELGKLGVRVPDGFAVTAEAYHHFLQANGLGAPIREQLRELNPHDPDDLARRTRLIRNLILRASLPEDLEGEILLAYRELSRRAGIEDLMVAVRSSATAEDLPTASFAGQHESYLGIQGEAELLEAVKKCFASLYTARATRYRVDMGFPHEKVLLSVGVQQLVRSDLASSGVIFTLDTETGFDGVVMLEGVWGLGENIVQGKSTPDRFYVHKETLAKGYKPLLWKKLGAKELRLVYDAEHHKLRNNPVAPAERNQWVLSNEEVQWVLSNEEVLTLARWAVAIEQHYSKKRGSPTPMDIEWAKDGITGELFIVQARPETVHSRKNPTIKTYTLLQEGKVLVEGLAVGEKIATGPAKVIRDPKAMNQIKPGDVLVTVTTNPDWEPIMKIASAIVTERGGRTSHAAIVARELGIPAVVGAAGATKALAKGGPVTVSCAQGEVGRVYEGVLKFSVEEFDPFQIGATRTQVMMNVGNPEQAFRLALLPNDGVGLARMEFIFADWVGIHPLALLHPEKLSPKVRREIEVKTNGYKSGREYFIDRLSQSIAVLAGAFYPKPVILRMSDFKTNEYAKLLGGEAFEPSEENPMLGWRGASRYYHPDYKEGFLLEVEAVRRVRDEMGLANLVVMIPFCRTVEEGKKVLDVMKEGGLERGKNGLEVYVMAEIPSNVILAEEFSQVFDGFSIGSNDLTQLVLGVDRDSTQVAALFDERSPAVRWACAELIQKAHKHGRKVGICGQAPSDYPEFAAFLVDAGIDSISLNPDSVVRTKRRIVETEQNRKGRKARA from the coding sequence CTGCGCTTTGTGCGGTGGTTTAAGGAGGTGGGTATCGAACAAGTACCACTGGTCGGGGGCAAGAACGCCTCGTTGGGCGAGATGGTACGCGAACTGGGCAAGCTGGGGGTACGGGTGCCCGATGGCTTTGCTGTTACTGCTGAGGCTTACCATCACTTCCTACAGGCCAACGGCCTGGGGGCCCCCATCCGCGAGCAGTTGCGCGAGCTGAACCCCCACGACCCCGACGACCTGGCCCGGCGCACCCGGCTCATCCGCAACCTGATTCTGCGGGCCTCGCTGCCGGAAGACCTCGAGGGTGAAATTCTGCTGGCCTACCGCGAACTCTCGCGCCGGGCCGGCATAGAAGACCTGATGGTGGCGGTACGCTCCAGCGCCACCGCCGAAGACCTGCCCACTGCCAGTTTTGCCGGGCAGCACGAGAGCTATCTGGGCATCCAGGGCGAGGCCGAGTTGCTGGAGGCCGTGAAGAAATGCTTTGCCAGCCTCTACACCGCCCGGGCCACCCGCTACCGGGTAGATATGGGCTTCCCCCACGAAAAGGTCTTGCTCTCGGTGGGAGTGCAGCAACTGGTGCGCTCGGATCTGGCTTCCTCGGGCGTGATCTTTACCCTCGATACCGAGACCGGCTTTGACGGGGTGGTGATGCTGGAAGGGGTGTGGGGCCTGGGCGAGAACATCGTGCAGGGCAAGTCCACCCCCGACCGTTTCTATGTCCATAAGGAAACCCTGGCCAAAGGCTACAAGCCCTTGCTCTGGAAAAAACTGGGGGCCAAGGAACTGCGTTTGGTCTACGACGCCGAGCATCACAAGCTACGCAACAACCCGGTAGCGCCCGCCGAACGCAACCAGTGGGTGCTCTCCAACGAAGAAGTCCAGTGGGTGCTCTCCAACGAAGAAGTGCTGACCCTGGCCCGGTGGGCGGTTGCGATCGAGCAGCACTACAGCAAAAAACGGGGCTCACCCACCCCTATGGACATCGAGTGGGCCAAGGACGGGATTACCGGTGAGCTGTTTATTGTGCAGGCCCGGCCCGAAACCGTCCACAGCCGTAAAAACCCCACCATCAAGACCTATACCCTGCTACAAGAAGGCAAGGTGCTGGTGGAAGGGCTGGCGGTGGGGGAAAAGATTGCTACGGGGCCCGCCAAAGTCATCCGCGACCCCAAGGCCATGAACCAGATCAAGCCCGGCGATGTTTTGGTGACCGTCACCACCAACCCCGACTGGGAACCCATCATGAAGATTGCCAGCGCCATCGTGACCGAGCGGGGCGGGCGCACCTCGCACGCGGCCATTGTGGCCCGCGAGCTGGGCATTCCGGCGGTGGTGGGGGCTGCTGGGGCGACCAAAGCCCTGGCTAAGGGTGGCCCGGTCACGGTCTCGTGCGCCCAGGGCGAGGTGGGGCGGGTTTATGAGGGGGTTTTGAAATTCAGCGTGGAGGAATTCGACCCCTTCCAAATCGGCGCCACCCGCACCCAGGTCATGATGAACGTGGGCAACCCCGAGCAGGCCTTCCGGCTGGCCCTGCTGCCCAACGATGGGGTGGGCTTGGCCCGGATGGAGTTTATCTTTGCCGACTGGGTGGGCATTCATCCCCTGGCACTGCTGCACCCCGAAAAACTAAGCCCCAAGGTGCGGCGCGAAATCGAGGTTAAAACCAATGGCTACAAGAGCGGGCGCGAATACTTCATTGACCGCCTAAGCCAGAGCATCGCGGTGCTGGCCGGGGCCTTCTATCCCAAGCCGGTTATCTTGCGCATGAGCGACTTCAAGACCAACGAGTACGCCAAGCTGCTGGGGGGCGAGGCCTTTGAGCCGAGCGAGGAAAACCCCATGCTGGGCTGGCGTGGGGCCAGCCGCTACTACCACCCCGACTACAAAGAGGGCTTTTTGCTCGAGGTCGAGGCGGTGCGGCGGGTACGCGACGAGATGGGCCTCGCCAACCTGGTGGTGATGATTCCCTTCTGCCGCACGGTAGAGGAAGGCAAAAAGGTGCTCGATGTCATGAAAGAAGGAGGCCTGGAGCGTGGTAAGAACGGCCTCGAGGTCTACGTGATGGCCGAGATTCCTTCCAACGTGATCCTGGCCGAAGAATTTAGCCAGGTTTTTGACGGCTTCTCGATTGGCTCCAACGACCTGACCCAGTTGGTGCTGGGGGTAGACCGCGACTCCACCCAGGTAGCGGCCCTCTTCGACGAGCGCAGCCCGGCGGTCAGGTGGGCCTGCGCCGAACTGATTCAAAAAGCCCACAAGCACGGGCGCAAGGTGGGAATCTGCGGGCAGGCTCCCTCCGACTACCCCGAGTTTGCCGCTTTCCTGGTGGATGCAGGCATCGACTCCATCAGCCTTAACCCCGACTCGGTGGTGCGCACCAAGCGGCGCATCGTGGAGACCGAGCAAAACCGTAAAGGACGCAAAGCCAGGGCTTGA
- a CDS encoding alpha/beta hydrolase: protein MHIHEGIAPSGNGYGQFYRRWRPSRPKAFLVVTHGFGEHSGRYAHFAEYLVSRGYAVYAHDLVGHGRSSGQRGHIDSWTDYWHALAIFRNFAQACEPSLPSFLFGHSMGGLVVLSYLTMQPLDIRGAIVSGALLEPGSTANPLLVAAARLLSANWPALSFKLGLNIKALSRDPAVIEAYRNDPLVHSRASVRWGTEVLNAMGSLKTQVKRVVDPLLILHGEADAINRVEGAHWLFREVSSIDKELRIYPGGYHEPLNDLQKEQVLQDIADWLDRHL from the coding sequence ATGCATATCCATGAAGGTATTGCCCCAAGCGGAAATGGCTACGGACAGTTCTACCGGCGCTGGCGCCCCAGCAGGCCCAAAGCCTTTTTGGTTGTGACCCATGGTTTTGGCGAGCACAGCGGGCGCTATGCCCATTTTGCAGAGTACCTGGTTTCCCGTGGCTACGCGGTGTATGCCCACGACCTGGTGGGTCATGGTCGCTCGAGTGGGCAGCGCGGGCACATCGACAGCTGGACCGATTACTGGCACGCCCTGGCCATTTTTCGCAACTTTGCACAAGCCTGCGAACCCTCGCTGCCATCGTTCTTGTTTGGCCACAGCATGGGCGGCCTGGTGGTGCTGAGCTACCTGACAATGCAGCCCCTGGACATAAGGGGAGCCATCGTGAGTGGGGCCTTGCTCGAGCCGGGTAGCACCGCTAATCCCCTGCTGGTGGCCGCGGCGCGGCTGCTATCTGCAAACTGGCCCGCTTTGTCGTTCAAACTGGGGCTAAATATCAAAGCCCTCTCCCGCGACCCAGCCGTGATCGAAGCTTATCGTAACGATCCCCTCGTGCACAGTAGGGCCAGTGTCCGCTGGGGCACCGAAGTGCTGAACGCCATGGGCTCGCTCAAAACCCAGGTCAAAAGGGTTGTGGATCCGCTGCTCATCCTGCATGGTGAGGCCGACGCCATCAACCGCGTCGAGGGGGCACACTGGCTTTTCCGAGAGGTATCCTCGATCGACAAAGAGCTGCGCATCTATCCGGGGGGATATCACGAGCCCCTCAACGACCTGCAAAAGGAACAGGTTTTGCAAGACATTGCCGACTGGCTCGATCGGCACCTGTAG
- the wecB gene encoding non-hydrolyzing UDP-N-acetylglucosamine 2-epimerase, which yields MKRVVLAFGTRPEAIKMAPVIFAMRKLAGIETIVLSTGQHRTQLEDALRVFGIEPDADLQVMTERQTLPDLMGRIVPAAAAKLKELRADYVMVHGDTLTTFAVTLAAFFEHIPVAHVEAGLRSFNLLEPFPEEANRRLTDVLTDLDLAPTHTSKKNLLQEGKAAQNIIVTGQTEVDAVLYASERGTPPPLPAGKRIVTVTMHRRENLPFMHELAAALARVARAHPECHFVYPVHLNPAVREAVYPVLEKVPNFELLEPLEFGAMAGLMRRSTLLVTDSGGVQESGATLGIPVVVLRNVTERPEGLEVGALKLAGTDPEQVFATIHTLLSDEAALQAMRLRPNPYGDGRAGERCAQGVAWRLGLAERPVDWAGYSVLR from the coding sequence ATGAAGCGGGTGGTGCTGGCCTTTGGAACCCGGCCCGAAGCCATCAAGATGGCTCCGGTTATCTTTGCTATGCGCAAGCTGGCGGGTATCGAAACCATTGTGCTTTCAACCGGGCAACACCGCACACAGCTCGAGGACGCTCTAAGGGTATTTGGCATCGAGCCCGACGCCGACTTACAGGTGATGACCGAGCGCCAGACCCTCCCAGACCTGATGGGACGCATTGTGCCAGCTGCGGCAGCAAAACTTAAGGAGCTTCGCGCCGACTATGTGATGGTGCACGGCGATACCCTGACCACCTTTGCCGTAACCCTGGCGGCTTTCTTCGAGCATATTCCAGTTGCACACGTAGAGGCGGGGCTGCGTAGCTTTAATCTGCTCGAGCCCTTCCCCGAGGAAGCCAATCGCCGCCTGACCGATGTGCTCACCGACCTGGATCTGGCCCCTACCCATACTTCTAAGAAAAACCTCTTGCAGGAGGGCAAAGCCGCGCAAAACATAATCGTAACAGGCCAGACCGAAGTAGACGCGGTGCTGTATGCCAGCGAACGCGGCACCCCTCCCCCCCTGCCCGCAGGCAAGCGCATCGTGACCGTAACCATGCACCGCCGTGAAAACCTGCCCTTTATGCACGAGCTGGCTGCGGCCCTGGCTCGAGTAGCCCGGGCCCATCCCGAGTGTCATTTTGTATACCCGGTGCACCTGAACCCGGCGGTGCGGGAGGCCGTGTATCCAGTGCTGGAAAAAGTGCCCAACTTCGAGCTGCTCGAGCCGCTGGAGTTTGGCGCTATGGCTGGGTTGATGAGGCGCTCAACTCTGCTCGTAACCGACTCCGGCGGGGTTCAGGAAAGCGGGGCCACCCTGGGCATACCGGTGGTGGTGCTGCGCAACGTAACCGAACGACCCGAAGGGCTCGAGGTGGGGGCCTTGAAGCTAGCCGGAACCGACCCAGAGCAGGTTTTTGCGACCATCCACACCCTGCTCTCGGATGAAGCCGCCCTGCAGGCCATGCGCCTCCGGCCCAACCCCTATGGCGATGGCCGGGCAGGTGAGCGCTGTGCCCAGGGGGTGGCCTGGCGCCTGGGCCTGGCGGAGCGTCCCGTCGACTGGGCGGGCTACAGCGTGCTGCGCTAA
- a CDS encoding DUF3108 domain-containing protein → MAVGMLALAQSVPWPPGERLTYNLTWQGIGVGRLYLSADPVEGGWRFRLKLEPTGLAKAAGYGLESESQVGLDFFTDRFWQNLTEPLKGTTRLVYERQENSGSWAKVMHPDGRQTGWNSPSDQILDQLALIYYLRLRPETRQIYAVDYPKPVQGRLEVLPPNNGLVGYRFAREDVLIEVWYRQDARRTPVRFVFGRDFGRLEASLVENSNGR, encoded by the coding sequence ATGGCTGTGGGCATGCTGGCCCTGGCCCAGAGCGTCCCCTGGCCTCCCGGTGAGCGGCTGACCTATAACCTTACCTGGCAGGGTATAGGGGTGGGCAGGCTTTACCTCAGCGCCGATCCAGTGGAGGGCGGCTGGCGTTTTCGCCTCAAGCTCGAGCCCACCGGGCTGGCCAAGGCCGCGGGCTATGGCCTGGAGTCTGAAAGCCAGGTAGGCCTCGACTTCTTTACCGACCGCTTCTGGCAAAACCTGACCGAGCCGCTCAAGGGCACCACCCGGCTGGTCTATGAACGCCAGGAAAACAGCGGTTCATGGGCGAAGGTGATGCACCCAGACGGTAGACAGACCGGTTGGAACAGCCCGAGCGACCAGATACTGGATCAGCTTGCGCTCATCTACTACCTGCGTCTGCGCCCCGAGACCCGCCAGATTTACGCGGTGGACTACCCCAAACCCGTCCAGGGACGCCTGGAGGTGCTGCCGCCCAACAATGGCCTGGTGGGGTATCGTTTTGCTCGAGAAGACGTTCTGATAGAAGTCTGGTACCGCCAGGATGCCCGGCGCACCCCGGTTCGCTTCGTCTTCGGGCGGGATTTTGGCCGACTGGAAGCCAGCCTGGTCGAGAACAGCAATGGGCGCTGA
- a CDS encoding Asp23/Gls24 family envelope stress response protein — protein sequence MKGNITVTEGALAAILGLAAHEVPGVLGMSPAGIRESISRVLGRSEASEGVVVKPDPAASGKYQADLYVVIAFGARIPTVVDSIGERVRWAAKSLAGAELSSVRVHVVGVSRG from the coding sequence TTGAAAGGAAACATCACCGTAACGGAAGGCGCGCTGGCCGCTATTTTGGGCCTGGCTGCGCATGAAGTGCCGGGTGTGCTGGGCATGAGCCCTGCAGGCATCCGCGAGTCAATTAGTCGCGTCCTGGGCCGCAGCGAGGCCAGTGAAGGGGTGGTGGTCAAGCCTGACCCAGCCGCAAGCGGGAAGTATCAGGCCGACCTGTACGTGGTGATCGCCTTTGGGGCCCGCATACCCACAGTGGTGGATAGCATAGGGGAGCGGGTGCGCTGGGCAGCCAAAAGCCTGGCCGGGGCTGAGCTTTCTAGCGTGCGTGTCCACGTGGTAGGGGTGAGCCGTGGCTAG